The following coding sequences lie in one Polynucleobacter necessarius genomic window:
- a CDS encoding TerC family protein yields the protein MIDSVLQLVSDPNAWIAFFTLSALEIILGIDNIIFISVIANRLPPEIREKVRRLGLIFALLTRVLLLLSLSWVMGLTNPILSIFEHPISGRDLILLLGGFFLIWKASKEIYIEVEVGEQSSVDENPHSQSANKSMLTLFIGSVLQIGLLDIIFSLDSVITAVGMVDQISVMIAAVITSILIMLMAAKAIGDFVHHHPSIKVLALSFLTVVGVVLIAEGMGMHIPKGYVYVAMGFSLGVELLNIRSREKKKAAR from the coding sequence ATGATCGATAGCGTCTTGCAGCTTGTCAGCGACCCAAATGCTTGGATCGCTTTTTTTACCCTCTCTGCCCTAGAAATTATTTTGGGTATCGATAACATCATTTTCATTAGTGTCATCGCCAATCGACTTCCGCCAGAAATCAGAGAGAAGGTGCGCCGCTTAGGTTTAATTTTTGCATTACTAACCCGTGTACTTTTATTACTCAGCCTATCCTGGGTGATGGGATTAACGAATCCCATCCTGTCTATTTTTGAACACCCTATCAGCGGCAGAGATCTCATACTTTTACTGGGTGGATTTTTTCTGATTTGGAAAGCTTCGAAAGAAATCTACATTGAGGTTGAGGTTGGCGAGCAGTCTTCTGTTGATGAAAACCCTCATAGCCAGAGCGCCAACAAATCCATGCTTACTTTATTCATTGGGTCTGTTCTTCAAATTGGCTTGCTCGACATCATCTTCTCACTCGATAGCGTGATTACTGCCGTCGGCATGGTGGATCAAATTAGCGTCATGATTGCGGCGGTCATTACATCCATTCTCATCATGCTCATGGCTGCAAAAGCTATTGGAGACTTTGTGCACCACCACCCCTCCATCAAAGTGCTGGCACTATCATTTCTTACCGTCGTTGGTGTAGTGCTCATTGCCGAGGGTATGGGGATGCATATCCCGAAAGGCTATGTTTATGTTGCTATGGGATTCTCGCTGGGAGTCGAATTACTCAATATCCGCTCCCGCGAGAAGAAAAAAGCCGCTCGCTAA
- a CDS encoding NAD(P)H-hydrate dehydratase yields the protein MTSLPTPLNALAFAPRLKRGPAEHKGDAGKVLLIGGAPGMAGALLLAGNACLHLGAGWTILQMLDPASAHADTNQPKLMIRLAQNQAQNVLQETQADVLAIGPGLGNSSLAIEWLEACLTYPQTTPLILDADALNLLSDSSDLLNLLKMRNQQHPEKTVLTPHPGEASRLLHCSAADIQSARLESVQELAALTQSIVVLKGQHTLISAPHYVTTQCEAGNPGMGTGGMGDVLTGSIAAIAAQGIRHHLNLWESTGIAVQLHALAADSLVTKGVGPLGLTPSETILEMRSLLNQLL from the coding sequence ATGACTTCTTTACCGACCCCACTAAATGCCCTGGCTTTTGCGCCACGCTTAAAGCGTGGTCCTGCCGAGCACAAAGGTGATGCCGGCAAAGTCTTATTAATCGGCGGCGCACCAGGCATGGCGGGTGCCCTACTCTTAGCTGGTAATGCTTGCCTTCATCTTGGGGCAGGATGGACCATCCTGCAAATGCTCGACCCAGCATCAGCACACGCCGATACCAATCAACCAAAATTGATGATTCGTCTTGCACAGAATCAAGCGCAAAATGTATTACAAGAGACTCAAGCCGATGTTCTCGCCATTGGCCCGGGACTTGGAAACTCAAGCCTAGCAATCGAATGGTTAGAGGCTTGCCTTACTTACCCACAAACAACCCCCTTAATCTTGGATGCAGATGCACTTAACCTATTGAGTGACTCTTCTGACTTACTCAATCTGTTGAAGATGCGTAACCAGCAACATCCTGAGAAGACTGTTTTGACACCACACCCTGGCGAAGCGTCGAGATTGTTACATTGCTCAGCTGCAGATATTCAGTCTGCGCGCCTGGAATCTGTCCAAGAATTAGCCGCTCTGACTCAATCGATTGTGGTCCTCAAGGGTCAGCACACTTTAATAAGCGCACCACACTATGTGACTACGCAGTGCGAGGCCGGCAATCCCGGCATGGGCACTGGTGGCATGGGAGATGTTTTAACAGGAAGCATTGCTGCCATTGCTGCGCAAGGCATTCGTCATCACCTCAATCTTTGGGAGTCCACTGGTATTGCAGTTCAACTACACGCCCTAGCAGCCGATAGCTTAGTTACCAAGGGCGTTGGCCCTCTAGGGCTCACTCCATCAGAAACCATCCTGGAGATGAGAAGCTTGCTCAATCAGCTGCTATAA
- the mmsB gene encoding 3-hydroxyisobutyrate dehydrogenase, with translation MKIGFIGLGNMGLPMALNLIKAGHSVIGFDLVQSQLDAFASAGGKVAASATAAAKELDVLITMLPASKHVEGLCLGDAGLLANADPKTLLIDCSTISPKVAQAVANVAKEKGFAMIDAPVSGGTAGAQAGTLTFMVGGDAQAVECARPVLEKMGKNIFHAGANGAGQTVKVCNNMLLGIQMLGTCEVLRLGIANGLDPKVLSDIMSKSSGRNWALELYNPCPGVMENVPASKGYAGGFGVDLMLKDMGLATENAQALETSVPLAQLAQQLYEAHSKAGNGQLDFSSVFKMKDTR, from the coding sequence ATGAAAATCGGATTTATTGGTTTGGGTAATATGGGTTTGCCAATGGCACTCAATTTAATTAAAGCAGGACATTCGGTAATTGGATTTGATTTAGTCCAGAGTCAACTAGATGCTTTTGCAAGTGCTGGTGGTAAGGTTGCTGCTAGTGCAACTGCAGCAGCAAAAGAGCTTGATGTATTAATCACCATGTTGCCTGCTTCTAAACATGTTGAGGGCTTGTGTTTAGGTGACGCAGGTCTGCTAGCCAATGCTGACCCCAAAACCCTCCTGATTGATTGCTCAACGATTTCTCCTAAGGTGGCACAAGCCGTAGCTAATGTGGCCAAAGAAAAAGGCTTTGCCATGATAGACGCACCTGTTTCGGGTGGCACTGCAGGAGCACAAGCGGGAACGCTGACCTTTATGGTGGGTGGAGATGCCCAAGCTGTTGAATGCGCTCGTCCTGTACTCGAGAAAATGGGGAAGAATATTTTTCATGCAGGCGCTAATGGTGCTGGGCAGACCGTTAAAGTTTGTAACAACATGCTCTTGGGTATTCAGATGCTGGGCACTTGCGAGGTATTGCGTTTAGGCATTGCAAATGGCCTAGATCCTAAAGTGCTCTCAGACATCATGTCAAAAAGCTCTGGGCGAAATTGGGCGTTAGAGTTATACAATCCTTGTCCTGGTGTCATGGAAAACGTACCCGCCTCTAAAGGCTATGCTGGAGGCTTTGGCGTTGATTTGATGCTCAAAGATATGGGCTTGGCAACAGAAAATGCGCAAGCTTTAGAAACGAGCGTACCTTTGGCTCAATTAGCGCAACAATTGTACGAGGCTCACAGTAAAGCAGGTAATGGTCAACTGGATTTCTCAAGCGTCTTTAAAATGAAAGACACTCGGTAA
- a CDS encoding ABC transporter substrate-binding protein, translated as MTNIDPTITSSFAPTGTLRVGINLGNPILANEDPATHELRGVTIDIAHEIGQCSGLPVKLIPFKTAGNTVDAIKTGEIDLVFVAIDPIRGADISYTPAYIQIEGAYMVKEKSPITANEQVDVSSNEIVVSKGSAYDLYLTREIQNATILRAASSQAVIDDFMSGKGNVAAGVKQQLESDAKRYAGLRMLPGRFMVINQAIGTPKARPQYEKTTVYLSGLITNLKQSGFVAQAMQRHNIQGAKVAE; from the coding sequence ATGACAAATATTGACCCCACCATCACTTCCTCTTTCGCTCCTACAGGCACCCTTCGAGTTGGTATCAATTTAGGGAACCCCATACTCGCAAATGAAGATCCAGCCACGCACGAGTTACGTGGCGTGACAATTGACATTGCTCATGAGATCGGTCAATGCTCTGGCCTTCCTGTCAAGCTGATTCCATTTAAAACTGCAGGCAATACCGTGGATGCAATTAAGACTGGTGAAATTGATCTAGTCTTTGTTGCGATTGATCCTATTCGTGGTGCCGATATCAGTTACACCCCGGCGTATATTCAAATTGAAGGGGCTTATATGGTCAAAGAAAAATCACCAATTACTGCCAATGAGCAAGTAGATGTTAGTAGCAATGAAATTGTCGTGAGCAAAGGTAGTGCTTATGACCTTTACCTCACTCGAGAAATTCAGAATGCCACGATTCTCAGAGCGGCAAGCTCTCAGGCGGTGATTGATGACTTTATGTCTGGCAAAGGAAATGTTGCAGCAGGTGTTAAGCAACAACTAGAAAGTGATGCCAAAAGATATGCAGGTTTGCGAATGTTACCAGGCCGATTTATGGTGATTAATCAGGCGATTGGCACTCCCAAGGCGAGGCCACAGTATGAGAAAACCACCGTTTACCTAAGCGGGCTCATCACCAATCTCAAGCAATCTGGATTTGTAGCGCAAGCGATGCAACGCCATAATATTCAAGGAGCTAAAGTTGCTGAATAA
- a CDS encoding LOG family protein has product MSPKLPINNAQTITEYLNLHKLHPSKEDLDSSYKFAFDDEAFLSRRETIGIRFELELLKPEILLKEQGIEHTITVFGSTRFVSQQHALELEKSAKTEQEKAQAKQAMLHSRYYESAREFGSLVARYNTSQKENANKLHICTGGGPGIMEAANRGAFEAGDQTIGFNISLPREQHPNPYISPGLGFRFHYFALRKMHFMLRARAIVAYPGGFGSFDELFEVLTLMQTKKVVPIPVILVGQSFWNEMVNFKQMIEFGVIDQEDMQAIHFAETAQDAWNIIRDWYQLA; this is encoded by the coding sequence ATGAGTCCCAAGCTTCCCATTAATAATGCTCAAACAATCACTGAGTATCTCAATCTTCATAAGCTACATCCATCTAAAGAAGACCTCGATTCCTCCTATAAATTTGCTTTTGATGATGAAGCTTTTTTGTCTCGTCGTGAAACGATCGGCATTCGATTTGAGTTGGAATTACTCAAGCCAGAAATACTTCTGAAGGAGCAAGGCATTGAGCACACCATTACTGTGTTCGGTTCTACCCGTTTTGTCAGTCAACAGCACGCACTAGAATTAGAAAAGAGCGCTAAAACTGAGCAAGAAAAGGCGCAGGCTAAGCAAGCCATGCTGCACAGTCGCTATTACGAGTCAGCCAGAGAGTTTGGTTCTCTTGTAGCTAGGTACAACACTAGCCAAAAGGAGAATGCCAATAAGTTGCACATCTGCACTGGAGGTGGTCCTGGAATTATGGAGGCCGCCAATCGAGGCGCATTTGAAGCAGGTGATCAAACGATTGGTTTTAATATCAGCCTTCCCAGAGAGCAACATCCCAATCCCTATATCAGTCCCGGTCTAGGTTTTCGGTTTCATTATTTTGCATTGCGCAAGATGCACTTCATGTTGAGGGCAAGAGCGATCGTCGCTTATCCCGGGGGTTTCGGATCTTTTGATGAGCTCTTTGAAGTACTCACCTTGATGCAGACTAAAAAAGTAGTGCCCATTCCGGTCATTTTGGTTGGCCAAAGTTTCTGGAATGAAATGGTGAACTTTAAGCAGATGATTGAGTTTGGAGTGATAGACCAAGAAGATATGCAGGCGATTCACTTTGCTGAGACTGCGCAAGATGCTTGGAACATTATTCGGGACTGGTATCAGTTGGCCTAA
- a CDS encoding group II truncated hemoglobin, with protein MTERKSIYESIGGIDKIDELVNRFYDLMALEPIFSDLRAMHPQDLSSSREKLKFFLMGWMGGPDIYSPKYGHPMLRARHLPFKIGIHERNQWLACMYRALEECGIEGNIVSQLEESLFNTADWMRNQPI; from the coding sequence ATGACTGAAAGAAAAAGTATTTATGAATCCATCGGCGGCATCGATAAAATTGATGAGTTAGTGAATCGTTTCTACGATTTAATGGCACTTGAGCCCATTTTTTCTGATTTACGGGCTATGCACCCCCAAGATTTATCGAGCTCACGCGAAAAATTGAAATTCTTCCTGATGGGCTGGATGGGTGGGCCGGATATTTACTCCCCCAAATATGGGCACCCCATGCTCCGCGCCCGGCATCTACCCTTCAAAATCGGCATTCATGAACGCAACCAATGGCTCGCCTGCATGTACCGCGCGCTAGAGGAATGCGGCATTGAAGGTAATATTGTCAGCCAACTGGAAGAATCCCTTTTTAATACCGCTGACTGGATGAGAAATCAGCCCATTTAA
- a CDS encoding protein tyrosine phosphatase, translating to MISHIARLSLATLISAAIGIAPISVMAADPAPAPAPAAAPASAPATAPADQAAEKKAKKEKKAEKKAKKKSKKKAKAADAAAQ from the coding sequence ATGATTTCTCATATCGCCCGCTTAAGCCTGGCAACTCTTATTTCAGCAGCAATTGGTATTGCGCCGATCTCGGTGATGGCTGCTGATCCAGCCCCAGCTCCTGCGCCTGCAGCAGCGCCAGCTTCCGCACCGGCAACTGCTCCAGCGGATCAAGCGGCTGAGAAAAAGGCCAAGAAAGAAAAGAAAGCTGAGAAAAAAGCAAAGAAAAAATCTAAGAAAAAAGCTAAAGCGGCAGACGCAGCGGCTCAGTAA
- a CDS encoding DUF1330 domain-containing protein has protein sequence MELHFPTQADADLWVYSPEYQSLVAIRNQAMKLTLFSITV, from the coding sequence GTGGAACTTCACTTCCCCACGCAAGCAGATGCAGATCTGTGGGTTTATAGCCCTGAATATCAGTCTTTGGTTGCGATACGCAATCAAGCAATGAAGCTAACCCTCTTCAGTATTACCGTTTAA
- a CDS encoding Bug family tripartite tricarboxylate transporter substrate binding protein: MMFKILRNILLFVLASLLSWSVAAQGSSWPASNKPITFINPFLNPFPPGGAVDAFGRPLAKQLSIQLNDSIVVDNRGGAGGTLGAAAAAKMAPDGYTWLLGAVHHSIAPSMYANLPYDITKDFEPIAIIGSVPHVIVVNPNKFPKNDLKSIIEEIRKNPGKYNYASTGNGTSQHLTGELFKMQNKLFITHIPYRGTGPALQDVVAGQVDMMFDTLAGAAPFIKSGQLVAVAVASSKRSEAFPNVPTAQELGINNFIVSSWYAMWAIKGTPKRHY; this comes from the coding sequence ATGATGTTCAAAATACTCAGAAATATCCTACTTTTTGTACTTGCAAGCCTTCTCTCCTGGTCAGTAGCTGCCCAAGGAAGCTCTTGGCCTGCATCAAATAAGCCAATCACCTTTATTAACCCCTTTCTTAACCCCTTTCCCCCAGGTGGGGCAGTCGATGCTTTTGGGCGCCCTCTTGCCAAGCAATTATCAATCCAGCTAAATGATTCCATCGTGGTTGATAACCGTGGAGGGGCTGGTGGAACTCTTGGTGCTGCAGCTGCAGCAAAAATGGCACCCGATGGTTACACCTGGCTTCTTGGTGCAGTGCATCACTCCATTGCACCAAGTATGTACGCCAACCTACCTTACGACATCACCAAAGACTTTGAGCCAATCGCAATCATTGGAAGCGTGCCACATGTCATCGTTGTTAACCCAAATAAGTTTCCTAAAAATGATTTGAAATCCATCATTGAGGAGATTCGTAAAAACCCAGGCAAATATAACTATGCATCAACCGGCAACGGTACCTCGCAGCATTTAACTGGCGAGCTCTTTAAGATGCAAAATAAATTATTTATTACTCATATTCCCTATCGAGGCACTGGCCCAGCCTTGCAGGATGTCGTTGCGGGACAAGTAGATATGATGTTTGACACTCTCGCAGGAGCGGCGCCCTTTATTAAAAGCGGTCAACTAGTAGCTGTTGCCGTAGCTAGCTCCAAGCGTAGCGAAGCATTTCCGAATGTTCCTACTGCACAAGAATTGGGTATTAATAACTTTATCGTCTCAAGCTGGTATGCCATGTGGGCAATTAAAGGCACACCCAAAAGACATTATTGA
- a CDS encoding cupin domain-containing protein, translated as MNSEQFLQMLEQEGFPKPVEVHQPANSHLDEHRHPFEVKALVTSGHIELLVDGQKQQFDAGDVFHLGYEQAHCETYGPQGVSYLASRKQSSSTKN; from the coding sequence ATGAATTCTGAGCAATTTCTACAGATGCTAGAGCAGGAGGGTTTCCCAAAGCCCGTGGAAGTGCATCAGCCTGCCAACAGCCATTTAGATGAGCATAGACATCCATTCGAAGTGAAAGCTCTTGTGACGAGTGGTCACATTGAGTTATTGGTTGACGGTCAGAAACAGCAGTTTGATGCAGGCGATGTATTTCATTTGGGGTATGAGCAAGCACATTGCGAAACTTATGGGCCGCAAGGCGTTTCTTACTTGGCCTCTCGAAAACAATCGAGCTCAACAAAAAACTAA
- a CDS encoding DMT family transporter, protein MQSASAAHHHRRYLYGILMAGVGAMLFSGKAIVVKLAFAYGANAETLLALRMLMALPMFWSIYWWECRRKPMEPITWLDRGKLFFLGFLGYFLSSYIDFLGLQYISVGLERIVLYLTPTIVLLISYFALHKPIAKMQWYALIVGYLGVFVVFIQDASSAGIHAWLGMILVFSSACSYAMYMIGSGEMVRRIGSVRLVVFASSASAVLSVLQSSIHNPNAILDQIPQIYWLSLLNASLCTVIPMLLIMISINRIGSPLVAQAGILGPVSTIFFGYCILGEPITWMQIAGMMLVIAAMWLLVRNDAPTKKSSDLEKSDDLDKTETLN, encoded by the coding sequence ATGCAATCAGCAAGTGCAGCCCATCATCATCGACGCTACCTTTACGGCATTCTCATGGCCGGCGTCGGTGCTATGCTCTTCTCAGGCAAAGCTATCGTCGTCAAATTAGCCTTTGCCTATGGCGCTAATGCCGAAACACTCTTAGCGCTTCGCATGCTGATGGCATTACCGATGTTCTGGAGTATCTATTGGTGGGAATGCCGCAGAAAGCCCATGGAGCCAATTACTTGGCTTGATCGAGGCAAGTTATTTTTTCTGGGCTTCTTGGGATATTTTTTATCCAGCTATATCGACTTCTTGGGACTGCAATATATATCTGTTGGCCTTGAGCGCATTGTCTTGTATCTCACGCCAACGATTGTTTTGCTCATCTCCTACTTTGCCCTGCATAAGCCGATTGCAAAAATGCAGTGGTATGCGCTCATCGTCGGCTACCTTGGCGTATTTGTTGTCTTTATTCAAGATGCAAGCTCTGCCGGAATTCATGCGTGGCTCGGAATGATCTTAGTATTTAGCAGTGCTTGTAGCTATGCCATGTATATGATTGGCTCCGGTGAAATGGTCAGACGAATAGGGAGCGTTCGCTTGGTCGTCTTTGCTAGCTCAGCATCTGCTGTACTGAGTGTTCTGCAATCATCCATTCACAACCCAAATGCAATTCTTGACCAGATCCCGCAAATCTACTGGCTTAGTCTGCTAAATGCCAGCTTATGCACCGTGATCCCCATGCTCTTGATCATGATTTCGATCAATCGTATTGGCTCACCATTAGTTGCCCAAGCTGGAATACTGGGACCAGTATCGACTATTTTTTTCGGCTACTGTATTTTGGGAGAACCAATCACGTGGATGCAGATTGCCGGCATGATGCTTGTGATTGCCGCAATGTGGCTATTGGTACGCAACGATGCGCCAACAAAAAAGTCATCAGACTTAGAAAAATCTGATGACCTCGATAAAACAGAAACTCTCAATTAA
- a CDS encoding phasin family protein yields the protein MMEAKDLQKWQREKAKELFDYSHTLLDAAKKLSDHHLAEIEWGMKNALDSAKSAAKNDLSKLKDLQEEAAKEAAKRATAYQKKVKAVLKELGEGAADETEKHLEKVRSSLVSWLGEAEAKVPVQADKLSRVVNEMSEAGQKMFKEGRRIVNQVAEAAEKNLDGVAKKTPAAKKKAE from the coding sequence ATGATGGAAGCAAAAGATTTGCAAAAATGGCAGCGTGAAAAAGCAAAAGAGTTGTTTGATTATTCACACACTCTTTTAGATGCAGCAAAAAAACTCAGCGATCACCATCTGGCTGAAATTGAGTGGGGCATGAAAAATGCGCTTGATAGCGCAAAGTCAGCTGCCAAGAATGATTTGAGCAAATTAAAAGATTTGCAAGAAGAGGCGGCTAAAGAGGCGGCTAAACGAGCTACGGCTTATCAGAAGAAAGTCAAAGCTGTTTTGAAAGAGCTAGGCGAAGGCGCTGCGGATGAGACCGAGAAGCATTTGGAAAAAGTGCGCAGCTCCTTAGTGTCTTGGTTGGGAGAGGCGGAAGCTAAGGTACCAGTCCAGGCGGATAAATTATCTCGGGTAGTCAACGAGATGTCTGAGGCAGGTCAGAAAATGTTCAAAGAAGGTCGTCGTATTGTTAATCAGGTTGCTGAAGCTGCTGAAAAGAATCTTGATGGTGTTGCGAAGAAAACACCTGCAGCAAAAAAGAAAGCGGAGTAA
- a CDS encoding MBL fold metallo-hydrolase RNA specificity domain-containing protein, whose translation MKIQFLGAAGEVTGSRHSVEVLLAGRMRYFLVDYGMFQGGREASNKNLEPFPFAPKDLEFVVLTHAHIDHSGLLPRLCAQGFNGPIYCTSATYELLKILLPDSAHLQFADLERAQRKMKQGKWRGEMPVALYSREEVEMTLKQFEILEYGQSKEIAPGVQLEFHNAGHILGSAIAVLDIAEDGLPKKRCVFSGDIGMKGRVLMPDPELISSADVLVVESTYGDRLHRGLPETEAELVEVIGTTMAAGGNVVIPAFAVGRTQEILFLLIDLVRKGRLPHLAIWVDSPMATAATQLTQHFFDQLDQQSQETFAWFKKNPGVVDLRFIADVEESKSLNKIKGGAIIISASGMCDAGRIVHHLANNLPREQNAIIITGFQAYGSLGRRLVDKVDKVRLFGEEILVKASIHTIGGLSAHADQAGLLNWLSGFEKPPQSCFVVHGEPESASVFAKCIRDELSWSNVIIPERMRIYEC comes from the coding sequence ATGAAGATTCAATTTCTTGGTGCCGCTGGAGAAGTAACAGGGTCACGACATTCGGTAGAGGTGCTGTTGGCCGGAAGAATGAGGTATTTCCTAGTGGACTATGGAATGTTTCAAGGAGGTCGTGAGGCTAGCAATAAGAATCTTGAGCCGTTTCCATTTGCTCCTAAAGACCTTGAGTTTGTTGTGCTCACGCACGCACACATCGATCACAGTGGTTTGCTGCCACGCTTATGTGCGCAGGGCTTCAATGGCCCTATTTACTGCACATCTGCCACTTACGAATTACTCAAGATTCTACTGCCCGATAGTGCGCATTTACAGTTCGCTGACCTTGAGCGTGCACAAAGAAAAATGAAGCAAGGTAAGTGGCGGGGAGAGATGCCGGTTGCCCTTTATTCTAGAGAAGAAGTCGAAATGACGCTCAAGCAATTTGAAATTCTCGAATATGGCCAGAGTAAAGAGATTGCGCCAGGGGTGCAATTGGAGTTTCATAATGCTGGTCATATTTTGGGTTCTGCCATTGCTGTCTTAGATATTGCCGAGGATGGCTTACCCAAAAAGCGTTGTGTGTTTTCTGGTGATATTGGCATGAAGGGTAGGGTACTGATGCCCGATCCTGAATTGATTTCTTCTGCCGACGTATTGGTGGTGGAGTCTACTTATGGTGATCGTTTGCATCGTGGTCTACCTGAAACTGAGGCTGAGTTGGTGGAGGTGATTGGTACGACGATGGCTGCTGGAGGCAATGTCGTTATCCCCGCATTTGCAGTGGGTCGCACCCAAGAGATCTTATTTTTATTAATTGATTTGGTCAGAAAGGGGCGTTTGCCTCATTTGGCCATTTGGGTAGACTCACCGATGGCTACTGCAGCAACTCAATTGACCCAACATTTTTTTGATCAATTGGATCAACAGTCGCAAGAAACTTTTGCTTGGTTCAAAAAGAACCCAGGCGTTGTTGATCTGCGCTTCATTGCGGATGTAGAAGAATCAAAGTCGCTTAACAAAATCAAAGGTGGGGCAATCATCATTTCAGCAAGTGGTATGTGCGATGCGGGGCGTATTGTTCATCATTTGGCAAATAACTTACCGCGTGAACAAAACGCCATCATCATTACCGGCTTTCAGGCTTATGGAAGCTTGGGTCGACGCTTAGTAGATAAAGTCGATAAGGTTCGTTTATTTGGTGAAGAGATCTTGGTAAAGGCCTCCATTCATACTATAGGTGGCCTATCTGCCCATGCAGACCAGGCAGGTCTATTAAATTGGTTAAGTGGCTTTGAAAAACCACCTCAGTCCTGTTTTGTTGTCCATGGCGAACCTGAGTCAGCCTCCGTGTTTGCTAAATGCATTCGTGATGAGCTCAGTTGGTCTAATGTCATTATTCCTGAACGCATGCGTATCTATGAGTGCTAA
- a CDS encoding fumarylacetoacetate hydrolase family protein gives MNVNQVILLSPIPKPQANIYCVGWNYLDHFEEGLKHRADTAVKEYPKVPVFFSKGTQTMNGPFDNIPYDAGVSSMIDWEAELAVVIGKKGKNISEENAMDYVFGYSAYNDTTARDIQQKRHSGQWLKGKSLDGHGPMGPWVVTAGGVNLEDTRIICRVNGVEKQNASYKQMYFKIPVIISELSRGLTLLPGDIIATGTPSGVGAGRTPQEFMKPGDIMETNITGIGILRNKIT, from the coding sequence ATGAATGTTAATCAAGTCATTTTGTTATCGCCCATTCCAAAACCACAAGCTAATATTTATTGCGTAGGCTGGAACTATTTAGACCATTTTGAAGAGGGTCTAAAGCATCGCGCTGATACTGCTGTAAAAGAGTATCCCAAGGTTCCTGTGTTCTTCTCTAAGGGAACTCAGACGATGAATGGCCCTTTTGACAACATTCCTTATGATGCTGGCGTGTCCTCCATGATTGACTGGGAAGCCGAGCTTGCAGTCGTGATTGGCAAAAAGGGGAAGAATATCTCCGAAGAAAACGCGATGGATTACGTATTTGGCTATTCAGCCTATAACGACACTACTGCGCGAGATATTCAGCAAAAGCGACATTCTGGTCAGTGGTTGAAGGGCAAGAGTCTCGATGGTCATGGTCCCATGGGGCCATGGGTGGTGACAGCGGGCGGCGTTAATTTGGAGGACACCAGAATCATCTGCCGCGTCAATGGTGTTGAAAAACAAAACGCTAGTTACAAGCAAATGTATTTCAAAATTCCAGTGATTATTTCTGAGCTCTCACGGGGTCTAACCTTATTGCCGGGTGACATTATTGCTACTGGTACTCCATCAGGCGTGGGTGCAGGCAGGACGCCGCAAGAGTTTATGAAACCCGGTGACATCATGGAAACTAATATCACGGGTATTGGCATTTTGCGCAATAAGATTACCTAG
- a CDS encoding TIGR02450 family Trp-rich protein has translation MNRLSPKKLLLSKWTAVKPIAKQKHFLVSKVIEPELPNEKLDLIEIEAVYSKKVMQIHWRDLSDSSLWIQGWK, from the coding sequence ATGAATCGATTAAGCCCCAAAAAATTACTACTGAGCAAGTGGACAGCCGTAAAGCCTATCGCTAAACAAAAGCACTTTTTAGTTAGTAAAGTGATTGAACCAGAGCTTCCAAATGAGAAGCTTGATCTTATTGAAATTGAGGCTGTCTACAGTAAAAAAGTAATGCAAATTCATTGGCGCGATCTAAGCGATAGCTCATTATGGATACAGGGTTGGAAATAA